In Pseudonocardia cypriaca, a single genomic region encodes these proteins:
- a CDS encoding NAD(P)-dependent oxidoreductase, translated as MSITMIGLGPMGRAMVRAYLAAGHPVTVWNRTASRADELVEAGATRAATPAEAVAASPLVLLSLTHYGAMYEILGHVGDALAGKVIVNLSSDTPQASRDAAVWLAERGAELLVGGIMVPAEVVGTDGAYVFYSGPRSAFEAHEPTLRVIGRADHRGSDPALAQLFYQALVHVFVTTLAAFVQGAALLGTAGVTAREYAPLADELVQLARSSFAEAAGNIDAGDHPDEGASAQMMAVGVDHIAGAVAAAGQDVALPAAVKSLYDRMIAAGYGKDSWTRMIDVIRTRPA; from the coding sequence GTGAGCATCACGATGATCGGTCTGGGCCCGATGGGCCGGGCCATGGTGCGGGCGTACCTCGCCGCCGGCCACCCCGTCACGGTCTGGAACCGCACCGCGAGCCGCGCCGACGAGCTCGTCGAGGCGGGTGCGACCCGGGCCGCGACCCCGGCCGAGGCGGTGGCCGCGAGCCCGCTCGTGCTGCTCAGCCTCACCCACTACGGAGCCATGTACGAGATCCTCGGCCACGTCGGCGACGCGCTGGCCGGCAAGGTGATCGTCAACCTGAGCTCGGACACGCCGCAGGCCTCCCGGGACGCCGCGGTCTGGCTCGCGGAGCGCGGGGCCGAGCTGCTGGTCGGCGGGATCATGGTCCCGGCCGAGGTGGTGGGCACGGACGGGGCGTACGTGTTCTACAGCGGACCGCGGTCGGCCTTCGAGGCCCACGAGCCCACGTTGCGGGTGATCGGGCGGGCCGACCACCGCGGGAGCGACCCGGCCCTCGCCCAGCTGTTCTACCAGGCCCTCGTGCACGTCTTCGTCACCACGCTGGCCGCGTTCGTGCAGGGTGCGGCGCTGCTCGGCACGGCGGGCGTGACGGCGCGGGAGTACGCGCCGCTCGCTGACGAGCTGGTCCAGCTGGCGCGGTCGTCGTTCGCCGAGGCGGCGGGCAACATCGACGCGGGTGACCACCCGGACGAGGGCGCGTCCGCCCAGATGATGGCGGTGGGCGTCGACCACATCGCAGGCGCCGTCGCGGCCGCCGGTCAGGACGTGGCCCTTCCGGCGGCCGTGAAGTCCCTCTACGACCGCATGATCGCGGCCGGCTACGGCAAGGACTCCTGGACCCGGATGATCGACGTGATCAGGACGCGACCGGCTTGA
- a CDS encoding ABC transporter ATP-binding protein: MTGDFRELRLDGVGRRFSGKDALADLDLTIRAGEFIALLGPSGCGKSTALNCLAGLLPLTSGSIWQDEKRIDVLPPEKRGFGMVFQSYALFPHMSVRRNVAFGLQMRRLPRAEVARRTEEAIRLVQLEEHASKLPGQLSGGQQQRVAIARAVVLEPSLVLMDEPLSNLDAKLRLEMRTEIRRLHQSLGLTTVYVTHDQEEALSLADRLVVLRAGRVQQVGTPEELHTRPVNWHVADFMGFRNLFELTAAQVSGGDVVVEGEGMRLTGTAVGTVAAGSRVVAAVRPDDVRVVATDRDNDLVVDVEVVEYQGRELAVEVRTGAGRALHLRTDQRLAPGDRVALAIDPQRLLVYPLAPGEQAPAPLAEVGAEAEAVPS, translated from the coding sequence GTGACAGGGGACTTCCGGGAGCTTCGCCTCGACGGCGTCGGGCGCCGGTTCTCCGGCAAGGACGCGCTGGCCGACCTCGACCTCACGATCCGGGCGGGCGAGTTCATCGCCCTGCTCGGGCCGTCGGGGTGCGGCAAGTCGACGGCGCTGAACTGCCTCGCAGGCCTGCTGCCGCTGACGTCCGGCAGCATCTGGCAGGACGAGAAGCGGATCGACGTGCTGCCGCCGGAGAAGCGCGGGTTCGGCATGGTGTTCCAGAGCTACGCCCTCTTCCCGCACATGTCGGTGCGCCGCAACGTCGCCTTCGGGCTGCAGATGCGCCGGCTGCCGCGGGCGGAGGTCGCGCGGCGCACCGAGGAGGCCATCCGCCTCGTCCAGCTCGAGGAGCACGCCTCGAAGCTGCCCGGCCAGCTGTCGGGCGGGCAGCAGCAGCGCGTCGCGATCGCCCGCGCCGTCGTGCTGGAGCCCTCGCTCGTGCTCATGGACGAGCCGCTGTCCAACCTCGACGCCAAGCTGCGGCTGGAGATGCGCACCGAGATCCGCAGGCTGCACCAGTCGCTCGGGCTCACGACCGTCTACGTCACGCACGACCAGGAGGAGGCGCTGTCGCTGGCCGACCGCCTCGTCGTGCTGCGGGCGGGCCGCGTGCAGCAGGTCGGCACTCCCGAGGAGCTGCACACCCGCCCGGTCAACTGGCACGTGGCCGACTTCATGGGCTTCCGCAACCTCTTCGAGCTCACGGCGGCGCAGGTGTCCGGCGGTGACGTCGTGGTCGAGGGGGAGGGGATGCGCCTCACCGGCACCGCGGTCGGGACGGTCGCGGCCGGCTCGCGCGTCGTCGCCGCCGTGCGCCCGGACGACGTGCGCGTGGTCGCCACGGACCGGGACAACGACCTCGTCGTCGACGTCGAGGTGGTCGAGTACCAGGGCCGGGAGCTCGCCGTGGAGGTCCGCACCGGAGCCGGGCGCGCCCTGCACCTGCGCACCGACCAGCGGCTCGCACCCGGCGACCGGGTGGCCCTCGCGATCGATCCGCAGCGGCTGCTGGTCTACCCGCTCGCCCCCGGTGAGCAGGCCCCCGCACCGCTCGCCGAGGTGGGCGCCGAGGCCGAGGCGGTGCCGTCGTGA
- a CDS encoding FMN-dependent NADH-azoreductase gives MTLFRLDSSIQGDASVSRAVADAVERAWRDHHPEPKVVRLDLAANPVPADAWPLAVSALFTPEGERTPQQRAAVTLASSLADELLDADAALIAAPLYNFGVSQNLKMWIDLVLTDPRFAPGSAPLTGRPVTVVVSRGGGYGPGTPREGWDHGTPYVQRIFGDVLGADVTVVAAELTLAEMKPEMAHLRELAAASRARAMEDAAATGRALAERVAPATAAR, from the coding sequence ATGACCTTGTTCCGGTTGGACAGCAGCATCCAGGGCGACGCGTCCGTGAGCCGGGCCGTGGCCGACGCGGTGGAGCGCGCATGGCGCGACCACCACCCCGAGCCGAAGGTGGTTCGCCTCGACCTCGCAGCGAACCCGGTGCCGGCCGACGCGTGGCCGCTCGCGGTGTCCGCCTTGTTCACCCCCGAGGGCGAGCGCACCCCCCAGCAGCGGGCCGCCGTCACGCTGGCCTCGTCGCTCGCGGACGAGCTGCTCGACGCCGACGCCGCCCTCATCGCGGCGCCGCTGTACAACTTCGGCGTCTCGCAGAACCTGAAGATGTGGATCGACCTCGTGCTCACCGATCCGCGCTTCGCTCCCGGTTCCGCCCCGCTCACCGGCCGGCCGGTCACCGTCGTGGTCTCGCGGGGCGGCGGCTACGGCCCCGGCACCCCGCGCGAGGGGTGGGACCACGGCACGCCCTACGTGCAGCGCATCTTCGGTGACGTGCTCGGCGCCGACGTCACCGTGGTGGCCGCCGAGCTGACGCTGGCCGAGATGAAGCCGGAGATGGCCCACCTGCGCGAGCTCGCCGCCGCGTCCCGTGCCCGGGCGATGGAGGACGCCGCCGCCACCGGTCGCGCCCTCGCCGAGCGCGTCGCCCCCGCAACCGCCGCCCGGTAA
- a CDS encoding TIGR03557 family F420-dependent LLM class oxidoreductase has translation MVAFGYSLLCEQRGPHELVSDAVGAEDAGFDFAVISDHYFPWLDSQGHAPNAWPVLGAVAAATERIPLMTYVTCPIMRYHPVVVAQQAATVALLAGDGRFCLGLGSGENLNEHVIGAGWPPVNVRHEMLGEALEIIGELFAGGYVNRSGTHYRVDSAKLWDCPEAGVPIAVAVSGEQSVGSFARVADAMIAVEPQPELVRAFDSAAGTVLPKIGQQPMCWDPERDAAVARAHDQFRWFAGGWKVNAELPGTAAFAAATQFVTPDDVAGAIPCGPDVAAHVEAVRPFVDAGFTHVALVQVGGETQPGYLAFAERELLPALREEYGKSEAPAIRVR, from the coding sequence ATGGTCGCCTTCGGCTACTCCTTGCTCTGCGAGCAGCGCGGACCCCACGAGCTCGTGTCCGACGCGGTCGGGGCGGAGGACGCGGGCTTCGACTTCGCGGTGATCAGCGACCACTACTTCCCGTGGCTGGACAGCCAGGGGCACGCGCCGAACGCGTGGCCGGTGCTGGGAGCCGTGGCGGCGGCCACCGAGCGGATCCCGCTCATGACGTACGTGACGTGCCCGATCATGCGCTACCACCCGGTGGTCGTGGCGCAGCAGGCGGCGACCGTCGCACTGCTCGCGGGCGACGGTCGCTTCTGCCTCGGGCTCGGCTCGGGCGAGAACCTGAACGAGCACGTGATCGGGGCCGGGTGGCCGCCGGTGAACGTGCGGCACGAGATGCTCGGGGAAGCTCTCGAGATCATCGGGGAGCTGTTCGCCGGCGGTTACGTCAACCGCAGCGGCACGCACTACCGCGTCGACTCCGCGAAGCTGTGGGACTGTCCCGAGGCCGGCGTCCCGATCGCCGTGGCGGTGTCGGGGGAGCAGTCCGTGGGGTCGTTCGCGCGGGTGGCCGACGCGATGATCGCCGTCGAGCCGCAGCCGGAGCTGGTGCGGGCATTCGACTCGGCCGCGGGCACGGTCCTGCCCAAGATCGGCCAGCAGCCGATGTGCTGGGACCCGGAGCGCGACGCGGCGGTGGCACGCGCCCACGACCAGTTCCGCTGGTTCGCGGGCGGCTGGAAGGTCAACGCCGAGCTGCCCGGCACTGCCGCGTTCGCCGCGGCCACCCAGTTCGTGACGCCCGACGACGTCGCGGGCGCGATCCCGTGCGGGCCGGACGTGGCGGCGCACGTCGAGGCCGTGCGCCCGTTCGTCGATGCGGGTTTCACCCACGTCGCCCTGGTGCAGGTGGGCGGTGAGACGCAGCCCGGCTACCTGGCCTTCGCCGAGCGGGAGCTGCTCCCCGCGCTGCGCGAGGAGTACGGCAAGTCGGAGGCCCCCGCCATCCGCGTGCGGTGA
- a CDS encoding MarR family winged helix-turn-helix transcriptional regulator, with the protein MTSPSNVESDLGWVLGTITRSYLRIAAQAVADLPGGPRGYQVLTSAARGDAGTQLAMAQHLGVDRTVMTYLLDDLEKAGLVERKPDPADRRARRVVLTEAGTARLCDVERRLRRVEEHVLGPLDPAERDTLRALLQRVAVATGDERTDACSVAEEIQNSC; encoded by the coding sequence GTGACCAGCCCCTCGAACGTCGAGTCCGACCTGGGCTGGGTGCTGGGCACGATCACGCGCTCCTACCTGCGCATCGCCGCCCAAGCGGTGGCCGACCTCCCCGGCGGCCCACGCGGCTACCAGGTCCTCACCTCCGCGGCCCGGGGCGACGCGGGCACCCAGCTCGCGATGGCCCAACACCTCGGCGTCGACCGCACCGTGATGACCTACCTCCTCGACGACCTCGAGAAGGCGGGGCTCGTCGAGCGCAAGCCCGACCCCGCCGACCGCCGCGCCCGGCGGGTCGTGCTCACCGAGGCCGGCACGGCTCGGCTCTGCGACGTCGAGCGCCGGCTGCGCAGGGTCGAGGAGCACGTCCTCGGCCCGCTCGACCCGGCCGAGCGCGACACCCTGCGCGCGCTCCTGCAGCGGGTCGCCGTCGCCACCGGCGACGAGCGCACCGACGCGTGCTCGGTGGCCGAGGAGATCCAGAACAGCTGCTGA
- a CDS encoding ABC transporter permease, producing the protein MAAVVPERRRIVASPAAWLVWGVVAFFLVNLAGVVGSVLVSSFGTQWFGTWLPEGFTTHWYADAWRSFGLFDVVSVTLQVSLLVVLISVLIGVPASYVLARRTFPGKNLVYFAFLLPILMPPITYGIPLATVLYKYGFAGNMSGVVLANLVPSVPFVILTMTPFIEQINPSIESAARMCGAGMRALFLRVLGPLLVPGILAASILVLVRTVGMFELTFLTAGPDSQTLVVALYYSMSAAGIRAQQSVDAMAVIYTSTMLVLLVIALRYVNPTQLVARVKEAPEP; encoded by the coding sequence ATGGCCGCCGTCGTTCCCGAGCGGCGCCGGATCGTCGCGAGCCCCGCGGCGTGGCTCGTGTGGGGCGTCGTGGCGTTCTTCCTGGTCAACCTGGCCGGGGTCGTCGGGTCGGTGCTCGTCAGCTCGTTCGGCACGCAGTGGTTCGGCACCTGGCTGCCCGAGGGGTTCACCACGCACTGGTACGCCGACGCATGGCGCAGCTTCGGCCTGTTCGACGTCGTCAGCGTCACCCTGCAGGTGTCGCTGCTCGTGGTGCTGATCTCGGTGCTGATCGGCGTGCCGGCCTCGTACGTGCTGGCCCGCCGCACCTTCCCCGGCAAGAACCTCGTGTACTTCGCGTTCCTGCTGCCGATCCTCATGCCGCCGATCACCTACGGCATCCCGCTCGCCACCGTGCTCTACAAGTACGGCTTCGCCGGCAACATGTCCGGCGTGGTGCTGGCGAACCTGGTGCCGTCGGTGCCGTTCGTGATCCTCACGATGACCCCGTTCATCGAGCAGATCAACCCGAGCATCGAGTCCGCCGCCCGGATGTGCGGGGCGGGGATGCGGGCGCTCTTCCTGCGCGTGCTCGGCCCGCTGCTGGTGCCGGGCATCCTGGCCGCGTCGATCCTGGTGCTGGTCCGGACCGTCGGGATGTTCGAGCTGACGTTCCTGACGGCGGGTCCGGACTCCCAGACCCTCGTCGTGGCGCTGTACTACTCGATGTCGGCGGCCGGGATCAGGGCGCAGCAGTCGGTCGACGCGATGGCCGTGATCTACACGTCCACGATGCTGGTGCTGCTGGTGATCGCGCTGCGGTACGTGAACCCGACGCAGCTCGTAGCGCGGGTGAAGGAGGCGCCGGAGCCGTGA
- a CDS encoding extracellular solute-binding protein has product MTMHWRRAITAGGISAILLLAGCGAPEGPGAAQVPAGEVPERPSQPVTLNILDVAGNLQLTQGMIDDFVAKNPDIVSRVTTEKAAAPEMAGKIKAQQDAGRLGIDMVLTGTDGLSAGTEQGLFTPLLPQFADRLKGMQDYQEPAAAMQQLAGDFGVVVTYYPSGPLIEYAPDRVPNPPKTAQELLAYAQANPGKVGYARPANSGPGRTFLMGLPYILGDSDPKDPVNGWQKTWAYLAELDKTITSYPTGTADTMKNLANGTYDIIASTTGWDINPRALGTVPADYKVGTLDGFTWVTDAHYAAVPKGVSADKQAALLALISFMLTPEQQAKAYDTGYFYPGPAVEGVTLEMAPPESQQVIRQFGRPEYEALIANNPKATPLATKDIVAAFDRWDREIGGGNS; this is encoded by the coding sequence ATGACCATGCATTGGCGCAGGGCAATCACAGCGGGCGGGATCAGCGCGATCCTGCTGCTGGCCGGCTGCGGCGCCCCCGAGGGACCGGGCGCCGCGCAGGTGCCGGCGGGTGAGGTACCGGAGCGCCCGTCCCAGCCGGTGACGCTCAACATCCTCGACGTCGCCGGCAACCTGCAGCTCACGCAGGGGATGATCGACGACTTCGTGGCGAAGAACCCGGACATCGTGTCGCGCGTGACCACGGAGAAGGCCGCCGCGCCCGAGATGGCCGGCAAGATCAAGGCGCAGCAGGACGCAGGCCGGCTCGGCATCGACATGGTGCTCACCGGCACCGACGGCCTGTCCGCCGGCACCGAGCAGGGCCTGTTCACGCCGCTGCTGCCGCAGTTCGCCGACCGGCTGAAGGGGATGCAGGACTACCAGGAGCCGGCTGCGGCGATGCAGCAGCTGGCCGGGGACTTCGGCGTCGTCGTCACGTACTACCCGTCGGGGCCGCTCATCGAGTACGCCCCGGACCGGGTGCCGAACCCGCCGAAGACCGCGCAGGAGCTGCTCGCCTACGCGCAGGCCAACCCCGGCAAGGTCGGTTACGCCCGGCCGGCGAACTCCGGGCCCGGCCGCACCTTCCTCATGGGCCTGCCCTACATCCTCGGCGACTCCGACCCGAAGGACCCCGTCAACGGGTGGCAGAAGACCTGGGCGTACCTCGCCGAGCTGGACAAGACGATCACGTCCTACCCGACCGGCACGGCCGACACGATGAAGAACCTGGCCAACGGCACCTACGACATCATCGCCTCCACCACCGGCTGGGACATCAACCCGCGCGCGCTGGGCACCGTGCCCGCCGACTACAAGGTGGGCACGCTCGACGGCTTCACCTGGGTCACCGACGCGCACTACGCCGCCGTCCCGAAGGGCGTCTCGGCCGACAAGCAGGCCGCCCTGCTCGCGCTGATCTCGTTCATGCTCACGCCTGAGCAGCAGGCGAAGGCCTACGACACCGGCTACTTCTACCCGGGCCCGGCCGTCGAGGGCGTCACCCTGGAGATGGCGCCGCCGGAGTCGCAGCAGGTGATCCGCCAGTTCGGCCGCCCCGAGTACGAGGCGCTGATCGCGAACAACCCGAAGGCCACCCCGCTCGCCACGAAGGACATCGTCGCGGCGTTCGACCGCTGGGACCGCGAGATCGGAGGGGGCAACTCGTGA
- a CDS encoding ABC transporter permease, translated as MTATLERQAQAPALRHRLAERGVDRQLLLLAPAVLFVVLLFLYPFFYGLQLSFAPKEGGPLASYAAFFADPYQRGTIWITLGLALPAALLNVLASVPIAYRMRGSFRGKRLLTTVLVVPITLGTVLTAQGLLNFLGPAGWFNKVLSAFGVDEPVRLVGNYWGVFFSLVITGFPFAFLLILSYLSGIDPTLERAAATLGADWKARFRHITLPLLAPGLATTFCLAFVLAFSVFPSAVLVGNPAGETRVLALAAYQAAYEQYDYSLASAIAMVMGAVELIVIALVLLWRSRLYTGTTGGKG; from the coding sequence GTGACCGCCACCCTGGAGCGGCAGGCGCAGGCGCCCGCGCTGCGCCACCGGCTGGCCGAGCGTGGCGTGGACCGGCAGTTGCTGCTGCTCGCTCCCGCCGTGCTGTTCGTCGTGCTGCTGTTCCTCTACCCGTTCTTCTACGGGCTGCAGCTGTCGTTCGCGCCGAAGGAAGGCGGGCCGCTCGCCAGCTACGCCGCGTTCTTCGCCGACCCGTACCAGCGGGGCACCATCTGGATCACCCTCGGCCTCGCGCTGCCGGCCGCACTGCTCAACGTGCTGGCGTCGGTGCCGATCGCGTACCGGATGCGCGGCAGCTTCCGCGGCAAGCGGCTGCTCACCACCGTGCTGGTCGTGCCGATCACGCTCGGCACCGTGCTCACGGCGCAGGGCCTGCTCAACTTCCTCGGCCCGGCGGGGTGGTTCAACAAGGTCCTCTCCGCGTTCGGGGTGGACGAGCCGGTGCGGCTGGTCGGCAACTACTGGGGCGTGTTCTTCTCCCTGGTGATCACCGGGTTCCCGTTCGCGTTCCTGCTGATCCTGTCCTACCTGTCCGGCATCGACCCCACCCTCGAACGGGCCGCCGCCACGCTGGGCGCCGACTGGAAGGCCCGCTTCCGCCACATCACGCTCCCGCTGCTCGCGCCGGGGCTCGCCACCACTTTCTGCCTGGCGTTCGTGCTCGCGTTCAGCGTGTTCCCATCGGCGGTGCTGGTCGGCAACCCGGCGGGGGAGACCCGCGTGCTGGCGCTCGCCGCCTACCAGGCCGCGTACGAGCAGTACGACTACTCGCTGGCCTCGGCGATCGCGATGGTGATGGGCGCGGTCGAGCTGATCGTCATCGCACTGGTGCTGCTGTGGCGGTCGCGGCTCTACACCGGCACGACGGGAGGCAAGGGCTGA
- a CDS encoding DUF3140 domain-containing protein, with protein sequence MADVDDELWDEFHRVVNMTSRELSEWLRTRDAGEEGEELPDQAGTPTGQQVLAILGKRRQDLTPHDTDVMRRVVDRVHAQRRDDLEPTAGQSGWRHRLMSLGHDPLKPVAS encoded by the coding sequence ATGGCCGATGTCGACGACGAGCTGTGGGACGAGTTCCACCGGGTGGTCAACATGACCTCGCGCGAGCTCTCCGAGTGGCTGCGCACCCGGGACGCCGGTGAGGAGGGTGAGGAGCTGCCCGACCAGGCCGGAACCCCGACCGGGCAGCAGGTGCTCGCCATCCTGGGCAAGCGCCGCCAGGACCTGACCCCGCACGACACGGACGTGATGCGGCGTGTGGTGGACCGCGTGCACGCCCAGCGCCGCGACGACCTGGAGCCGACGGCCGGGCAGTCCGGATGGCGGCACCGGCTGATGTCGCTGGGGCACGACCCGCTCAAGCCGGTCGCGTCCTGA
- a CDS encoding LacI family DNA-binding transcriptional regulator: MAPTIRDVARAAGVSQATVSRALSMPDLVRATTRARVEAAARELGYRPNRAARGLITGRTGNLGLIVPDLSNPFFAAVVKGVQAAARAADHSVFIADTDEEPGVEVDLLRALAKQVDGLILCSPRAPDDELAGVDPDTTLVLMNREAGERPSVTVDNADGMRQALEHLAALGHRRVAFVAGPRTSWSNAQRESGLRRSAEAGAIDLVHLGHFPPQFEGGVAAADLAVASGATAVIAYNDLVALGLLSRLGVRGIPVPSAMSVVGCDDIGMSAMSHPALTTVSVPKRAAGRATVGLLLSLLDAGPDSGPMHRQLPTQLIVRGTTGVAPNS; encoded by the coding sequence GTGGCGCCGACGATCCGGGACGTCGCCCGTGCGGCAGGGGTCTCGCAGGCCACCGTCTCCCGGGCGCTCTCGATGCCCGACCTGGTGCGTGCCACCACGCGGGCCCGGGTGGAGGCGGCCGCGCGGGAGCTGGGCTACCGGCCCAACCGGGCGGCGCGGGGCCTGATCACCGGGCGCACGGGCAACCTCGGCCTGATCGTCCCTGACCTGTCGAACCCGTTCTTCGCGGCGGTCGTGAAGGGCGTGCAGGCCGCGGCGCGGGCGGCGGACCACTCGGTGTTCATCGCCGACACCGACGAGGAGCCCGGCGTGGAGGTCGACCTGCTGCGGGCGCTCGCCAAGCAGGTGGACGGCCTGATCCTCTGCTCGCCGCGGGCGCCCGACGACGAGCTCGCCGGCGTCGACCCCGACACCACGCTCGTGCTGATGAACCGCGAGGCGGGCGAGCGGCCGAGCGTCACCGTCGACAACGCCGACGGCATGCGGCAGGCCCTCGAACACCTCGCGGCGCTGGGGCACCGCCGCGTCGCATTCGTCGCCGGCCCGCGCACGTCGTGGTCGAACGCGCAGCGGGAGAGCGGGCTGCGCCGCAGCGCGGAGGCGGGCGCGATCGACCTCGTGCACCTCGGGCACTTCCCGCCGCAGTTCGAGGGCGGCGTCGCGGCGGCCGACCTCGCGGTCGCGTCCGGGGCCACCGCCGTGATCGCCTACAACGACCTCGTCGCGCTCGGCCTGCTCAGCCGCCTCGGCGTCCGCGGCATCCCGGTGCCGTCGGCCATGAGCGTGGTCGGGTGCGACGACATCGGGATGTCGGCCATGAGCCACCCCGCCCTCACCACGGTCTCCGTGCCCAAGCGAGCGGCCGGCCGGGCCACCGTCGGGCTGCTGCTGTCACTGCTCGACGCGGGTCCCGATTCGGGCCCGATGCACCGTCAACTGCCCACTCAGCTCATCGTGCGCGGCACGACGGGCGTCGCGCCCAACTCCTGA
- a CDS encoding NAD(P)-dependent oxidoreductase, whose amino-acid sequence MTDDKAVTVLGLGAMGSALAGAFLAAGRPVTVWNRTPGKAGELVARGATEVATAEEAVRASGLVVACLWDHRSVHQTLDPVTGALAGRVVVNLTNGTPGQGRELGGWAGEHGFALLDGGIMAVPPMIGGPGAFVLYSGPEEVFTAHRDALDALGESRYVGSDHGMAALYDIALLSAMYGASMGELHAFAMVRSAGVRAAEFAPLLQRWMAMVGGFHERTAELVDSRDYTRDVVSNLGMQAAAYHNLIDAAHEQGVSPELLAPLYPLMLRRTAEGHGHEDNAGLIELLFTRRSTT is encoded by the coding sequence ATGACAGACGACAAGGCCGTGACCGTGCTCGGTCTCGGCGCGATGGGATCGGCGCTCGCCGGGGCGTTCCTCGCCGCGGGCCGCCCGGTGACGGTGTGGAACCGCACCCCCGGCAAGGCGGGGGAGCTGGTGGCCCGGGGGGCCACCGAGGTCGCGACGGCGGAGGAGGCCGTGCGGGCGAGCGGGCTGGTGGTGGCGTGCCTGTGGGACCACCGGTCCGTGCACCAGACCCTCGACCCCGTGACCGGTGCCCTGGCCGGCCGCGTGGTCGTGAACCTGACGAACGGCACCCCCGGCCAGGGCCGCGAGCTGGGCGGTTGGGCGGGGGAACACGGGTTCGCGCTGCTCGACGGCGGGATCATGGCCGTGCCGCCGATGATCGGTGGGCCAGGGGCGTTCGTGCTCTACAGCGGCCCCGAGGAGGTGTTCACCGCCCATCGGGACGCGCTGGACGCCCTCGGCGAGAGCCGGTACGTCGGCAGCGACCACGGGATGGCGGCGCTCTACGACATCGCGCTGCTCAGCGCCATGTACGGCGCGAGCATGGGGGAGCTGCACGCGTTCGCGATGGTCCGCTCGGCAGGTGTGCGGGCCGCCGAGTTCGCGCCGCTGCTGCAGCGGTGGATGGCCATGGTCGGCGGGTTCCACGAGCGGACCGCCGAGCTGGTCGACTCGCGCGACTACACCCGCGACGTCGTCTCGAACCTCGGCATGCAGGCCGCGGCCTACCACAACCTGATCGACGCGGCGCACGAGCAGGGCGTGAGCCCTGAGCTGCTCGCGCCGCTCTACCCGCTGATGCTGCGCCGCACCGCCGAGGGCCACGGCCACGAGGACAACGCCGGCCTCATCGAACTCCTCTTCACGAGACGGAGCACCACGTGA